A genomic stretch from Onychostoma macrolepis isolate SWU-2019 chromosome 02, ASM1243209v1, whole genome shotgun sequence includes:
- the grin3ba gene encoding glutamate receptor ionotropic, NMDA 3A isoform X3, whose product MNLVLSRFLAYLHVGLQVALQMFIYPCHLHPQPCHILARIGHTVRLGALLPTRQQSRIQGALNRALVHLRQSGNNFLPYNLSLEVLSREPLNGDPESMFRCVCQDIVVQGVSAVLAFPQSHEELVQVEFMSSFLEIPFISIIEQGEPLKTQNRFHLQMMTRTPPSGLSELLLAVLLKGGWQGGAAILCPGGGNTGMLEELEQRGHLGLNGAHWHLWETLNLSRLEENLSEDKVMELLSQLLSRTPSAPASSMVLFGSDPECTARVLRSAHQLSVALPPMHWIMGYPLSLDSLHSIGSPLGLLGYGEVNRKPLNFYIRDTLQLIGRAVYAATMVRPDLALIQNMVNCFDKPNKHELPSSGQYLARFLSNTSFTGLTGPVRVQRSLSRVLTSQRFHIWSLQRDPLGQPSWVTVASWQSGHLELEEQGLWPGMTQHHREDGPEIRLGGRWQAGLPVAGSRLRVVTLVEHPFVFTREVDEEGQCPAGQLCLDPQTNSSEVLNQLFRELEQTNSSSLPNDMRKCCYGYCIDLLEKLAEDMHFQFDLYIVGDGKYGAWKGGRWTGLVGDLLSGVADMAVTSFSINSARSRVIDFTSPFFSTSLGILVRSKDTAAPIGAFMWPLHWSMWVGIFVALHITALFITLYEWNSPFGMTPHGRNRIRVFSYSSALNLCYAILFGRTVASKTPKCWTGRFLMNLWAIFCLLVLSSYTANLAAVMVGEKTFEEVSGIHDVKLHHPSLGFRFGTVRESSAEDYVKKSFPEMHEYMRRFNKPTTPDGVSTLKIDPPQLDAFIMDKALLDYEVSIDADCKLLTVGKPFAIEGYGIGLPQNSPLTRNVSEYVSRYKSDGYMDMLHDKWYKVVPCGKRVFAVTEFNSHSVRATLGHHNPFSFPRALCQPYRPAHLRL is encoded by the exons ATGAATTTAGTGCTCTCCAGATTCTTGGCATACCTTCACGTCGGGCTCCAGGTCGCGCTCCAGATGTTTATTTACCCTTGTCATCTGCATCCCCAGCCCTGTCACATCCTGGCACGCATTGGGCACACAGTGCGCTTGGGTGCGCTCCTGCCGACCCGCCAACAGTCCAGGATACAGGGCGCCCTCAACCGCGCCCTAGTCCACCTCCGGCAAAGTGGGAACAACTTCTTACCGTACAACCTGAGCTTGGAAGTATTGTCCCGAGAGCCGCTCAATGGAGACCCGGAATCCATGTTCAGGTGCGTGTGTCAGGATATCGTTGTTCAGGGAGTCTCGGCTGTGCTTGCGTTCCCTCAGAGCCACGAGGAGCTCGTACAAGTGGAGTTCATGTCTTCGTTTTTGGAAATACCTTTCATCAGCATCATTGAACAGGGCGAACCTCTTAAGACACAG aACCGCTTCCATTTACAGATGATGACACGTACACCTCCTTCAGGACTGTCGGAGCTGCTGTTGGCGGTGTTGCTGAAGGGAGGCTGGCAGGGCGGAGCGGCCATTCTTTGTCCAGGAGGTGGGAACACGGGTATGCTGGAAGAGCTTGAACAGCGGGGCCATCTGGGCTTGAATGGAGCCCACTGGCACCTGTGGGAGACCCTCAACCTGTCCAGATTGGAAGAAAACTTGAGCGAAGACAAGGTAATGGAGCTCCTCTCACAGCTCCTCAGCAGGACTCCTTCTGCTCCGGCGTCTTCTATGGTGCTTTTCGGCTCCGACCCTGAATGTACAGCCAGAGTGCTGCGCAGTGCCCACCAGTTGAGCGTTGCGTTGCCCCCAATGCACTGGATCATGGGATACCCGCTTAGTCTGGATTCTCTACACTCCATTGGCTCCCCCCTGGGTCTTCTGGGTTATGGGGAGGTCAATCGCAAGCCTCTGAACTTCTACATTAGGGATACTCTGCAGCTCATTGGCAGGGCTGTATATGCTGCGACCATGGTGAGACCAGACCTGGCTCTCATCCAGAACATGGTCAACTGCTTCGACAAGCCCAATAAACATGAGCTGCCCTCCTCTGGACAATACCTTGCCAG GTTCTTGTCGAACACTTCTTTCACGGGGCTGACAGGTCCGGTCCGAGTGCAGCGCTCCCTCTCCAGGGTCCTTACCTCCCAGCGCTTCCACATATGGAGTCTACAGCGAGACCCTCTGGGCCAGCCAAGTTGGGTGACCGTGGCAAGCTGGCAGTCGGGCCATCTGGAATTGGAAGAGCAGGGCCTGTGGCCAGGCATGACCCAACACCACCGGGAGGACGGCCCAGAGATCAGGCTCGGCGGCCGCTGGCAAGCAGGACTCCCAGTGGCGGGGAGCAGATTGCGGGTCGTGACCTTGGTCGAGCACCCGTTTGTGTTCACTCGGGAGGTGGACGAGGAGGGCCAATGTCCGGCGGGTCAGCTGTGCCTTGACCCTCAAACCAACAGCTCGGAAGTCCTCAACCAGCTGTTCAGAGAGCTGGAGCAAACCAACAGCAGTTCACTGCCAAATGACATGCGAAAATGCTGCTATGGATACTGCATTGACCTGCTGGAGAAGTTAGCAGAGGACATGCACTTCCAGTTTGACCTTTACATCGTAGGCGATGGGAAGTACGGGGCATGGAAAGGAGGTAGATGGACTGGGTTGGTGGGCGACCTGCTTAGTGGCGTGGCGGACATGGCAGTCACCAGCTTTAGCATCAACTCTGCTCGAAGCCGTGTGATAGACTTCACCAGCCCCTTCTTCTCCACCAGTCTCGGGATCCTGGTGCGGAGCAAGGACACGGCTGCACCCATCGGTGCTTTCATGTGGCCACTTCACTGGTCCATGTGGGTTGGCATCTTTGTGGCACTGCACATCACAGCCCTTTTTATCACACTTTACGAGTGGAACAGTCCTTTTGGCATGACCCCTCACGGACGCAACCGCATCAGGGTATTTTCTTACTCGTCTGCACTGAACCTCTGCTATGCCATCCTGTTCGGCCGGACCGTTGCCAGTAAAACTCCAAAGTGCTGGACGGGCCGCTTCCTCATGAACCTTTGGGCCATATTTTGCCTGCTGGTTCTGTCCAGTTACACAGCCAACCTAGCAGCTGTCATGGTGGGGGAGAAGACCTTTGAGGAGGTGTCAGGGATTCATGATGTCAAG CTCCATCACCCGTCTCTGGGGTTTCGCTTCGGCACAGTTCGAGAGAGCAGTGCAGAGGACTATGTGAAAAAGAGCTTTCCTGAGATGCACGAGTACATGAGGCGCTTCAACAAGCCCACCACTCCGGATGGAGTCTCTACACTCAA GATAGATCCCCCTCAGCTAGATGCCTTCATCATGGATAAGGCTTTGTTGGACTACGAGGTGTCCATCGATGCAGACTGCAAACTCCTGACTGTAGGAAAACCGTTTGCTATTGAAG GATACGGAATCGGGCTGCCCCAGAACTCCCCTCTCACTCGCAACGTGTCTGAATATGTCAGCCGCTACAAGTCTGACGGTTACATGGACATGCTGCACGACAAGTGGTATAAAGTGGTTCCCTGTGGAAAGAGGGTTTTTGCTGTGACAGAG TTTAATAGCCATTCTGTCAGAGCGACGTTGGGCCACCACAATCCATTTTCATTCCCGAGGGCTCTGTGTCAGCCGTACCGCCCCGCACACCTGAGGCTGTGA